In the Henningerozyma blattae CBS 6284 chromosome 8, complete genome genome, one interval contains:
- the PPM2 gene encoding tRNA methyltransferase PPM2 (similar to Saccharomyces cerevisiae PPM2 (YOL141W); ancestral locus Anc_3.15), which yields MKTEKDLEILKKASITAAQRRQILKQDRRKKFKDLAIQDTNNSSIASKRSVEKLYLPKLDWNKSESDQGNGNETQLEYFKYFVRKGPKRSPCINRGYWLRLHAIRSRLDSIIGGTSGNILIINLGCGYDPLAFQLLDKKNVSSRMYHERVSFLDIDYEEMIATKSKIIRETAELSNITGKEIPTSSDFDSTEYNSPKYKTKICNLNDSKSFNNLIQTMDISDSNLIKVFIAEVSLAYMAPEKADEIIQICGNLEKSHFIIMEQLIPQGVNEPFSKQMLKHFKKNDSPLQCVLKYQTIESQKNRFEKLNFNYVNAGDMFQLWLQTSDELISKVEKIQPFDELEEFHLFSHHYILCHATNDSEFVFTPKYKFVDNKSLDKQFKIYNDKNVKIRDLGFDIKRRFGTSIMSENYKNIDSIIYNSGCNPARLDSTIKIGLDVEIDNFKDNIELLENNSDTGLFPTARMCHSFTTLSDTEAIVIGGRTGPNQSIWDSWIYHLETRKWRKINDSLTSRYRHASCSLGKDRILVVGGVVDAIDNNKSIFAIYDKTTNKIECCEPQNSKGSCIKTVFTSLVSSAIASLRGISGTTTVAIIGGESDGKTIQDTLTIYSYKDKMLRFTRQFQCPLFKRYGSQIAFIDDTHILIVGGTSDTILFGQDSTIAIADITTGEAYGVHIPDSIWENSPICFVGSSLQRVSSNKFVIVGGGATCYGFGSISSNIFELDISL from the coding sequence aTGAAGACTGAAAAGGATCtggaaattttaaaaaaagcaaGTATAACTGCTGCTCAAAGGCGTCAAATACTCAAGCAAGATCGCCGTAAGAAATTCAAAGACCTTGCCATTCAAGATACTAATAACTCATCAATTGCGTCTAAAAGAAGTgttgaaaaattgtatTTACCAAAACTCGATTGGAATAAGTCAGAAAGCGATCAAGGAAATGGTAATGAGACACAacttgaatattttaaatattttgttcGAAAAGGTCCTAAGAGATCTCCTTGTATTAATAGAGGTTATTGGTTACGTTTACATGCTATCAGAAGTAGACTAGATTCAATCATTGGAGGTACTTCTGGtaatattcttataatTAACCTAGGATGTGGTTATGATCCATTAGCATTTCAGTTATTAGATAAAAAGAATGTGTCTAGCAGAATGTATCATGAAAGAGTTTCATTTTTGGATATTGATTATGAAGAAATGATTGCTACTAAGtctaaaattattagagaAACAGCAGAGTTGTCTAACATTACAGGTAAAGAAATTCCAACCTCTTCTGACTTTGATTCCACAGAATATAATTCtccaaaatataaaacCAAGATTTGTAACTTAAATGAttctaaatcatttaataacttAATTCAAACTATGGATATATCTGATTCAAATCTAATTAAAGTATTTATTGCAGAAGTATCGTTAGCATATATGGCTCCAGAAAAAGCTgatgaaattattcaaatatgtGGTAATCTAGAAAAGAGtcatttcattatcatgGAACAATTAATACCTCAAGGTGTTAACGAACCTTTTTCAAAGCAAATGCTAAAacatttcaaaaaaaatgattcaCCTTTGCAGTgtgttttaaaatatcaaactATTGAATCACAAAAAAacagatttgaaaaattgaatttcaattaCGTTAATGCTGGTGATATGTTTCAATTATGGTTACAGACCTCAGATGAATTGATTAGTAAAGTTGAAAAGATTCAACCATTTGAcgaattagaagaatttcACCTCTTTAGTCATCATTACATATTGTGTCATGCAACTAATGATAGCGAATTTGTATTTACcccaaaatataaatttgtcgataataaatcattagataaacaattcaaaatttataacgataaaaatgttaaaattaGGGATTTAGGCTTCGATATTAAAAGGCGATTTGGTACATCTATAATGTCCGagaattataaaaatattgatagtATTATCTACAATTCAGGTTGTAATCCTGCTCGTCTTGATTCTACTATTAAGATTGGATTAGATGTAGAAATTGATAACTTCaaagataatattgaactcttggaaaataattcagATACAGGCTTATTTCCAACTGCTAGAATGTGTCATAGCTTTACAACATTAAGTGATACTGAAGCAATAGTTATTGGTGGAAGAACTGGTCCAAATCAAAGCATATGGGATTCATGGATATACCATTTAGAGACTCGCAAATGGAGAAAAATCAACGATTCTTTGACATCTAGGTATAGGCATGCCTCCTGTAGCTTGGGGAAAGATCGGATTCTAGTAGTAGGTGGTGTTGTAGACGCTATTGATAACAATAAGAGCATATTTGCCATTTATGATAAAACTACAAATAAAATCGAATGCTGTGAGCCTCAAAATTCGAAAGGTAGCTGCATTAAGACAGTATTTACTTCACTTGTATCCTCTGCTATTGCCTCCTTGCGTGGCATTTCAGGAACCACAACAGTAGCTATCATAGGAGGTGAATCCGATGGCAAAACAATTCAAGATACATTAACtatatattcttataaAGACAAAATGTTAAGATTTACCAGACAATTTCAATGTCCgctttttaaaagatatggCTCACAAATAGCTTTCATCGATGATACCCATATTCTTATTGTGGGTGGAACCAGTGACactattttatttggaCAAGATAGCACAATTGCTATTGCCGATATTACAACAGGTGAGGCATATGGTGTTCATATACCAGATAGTATCTGGGAAAACTCACCAATTTGTTTTGTAGGCAGCTCATTACAACGTGTATCTTCCAATAAATTTGTGATTGTTGGCGGTGGTGCAACATGTTACGGGTTTGGATCTATTTctagtaatatttttgaattggaTATTTCtctataa